Proteins encoded by one window of Cylindrospermum stagnale PCC 7417:
- a CDS encoding tetratricopeptide repeat protein, with translation MSQPVNSEADFFCQQGLEHNKTGEYDQAIASFDRAIEIQPDLCTAWNERGWSLFLLNTDETAIEALASFNKVIEIQPDNFTAWHRRGQVQLERLNHLEESLFSFNKALEIKPDDFDAWWDLSFALYQLERYDEAFASYKRTLEIAPDTYGVREELSYMLLEMGRYDDSLIIYEYLLRNDPNNYIYWYERGEVLKELNRYDEALASYDKALEIKPDTSAAWSLRGEVLEKLGNFEEALISHETALKCQIEREFAWYNWAEVLVRFGRVEDAIASCDDAIAVLADKFAAWENKSIILSELGRYEDAIASYHKSLEIKPDNADTFYNIACCYALQGDIQPAIQNLQQAVSLSDETFLEAAKIDPDFDKICNSKEFQTLIQQETSL, from the coding sequence ATGAGTCAACCGGTGAATTCAGAAGCAGATTTTTTTTGCCAACAGGGATTAGAGCATAACAAAACAGGAGAGTATGATCAGGCGATTGCTAGCTTTGACAGAGCTATAGAAATTCAACCAGATTTATGTACAGCATGGAATGAACGCGGCTGGAGTTTATTTCTTTTAAACACCGATGAAACAGCAATAGAAGCACTAGCTAGTTTTAACAAAGTAATAGAGATTCAGCCGGATAACTTCACTGCTTGGCATCGTCGGGGACAAGTTCAGTTAGAACGGCTAAATCATTTAGAAGAGTCTTTATTCAGCTTCAATAAAGCCTTAGAAATCAAACCTGACGACTTTGATGCTTGGTGGGATTTGAGCTTTGCTCTATATCAATTAGAACGCTATGATGAAGCATTTGCTAGTTACAAGAGAACTCTAGAAATTGCGCCTGATACTTATGGAGTCAGGGAAGAACTTAGCTATATGCTATTAGAAATGGGTCGCTATGATGACTCTCTAATTATTTATGAATATCTCCTAAGAAACGACCCAAACAATTACATCTATTGGTACGAAAGAGGCGAAGTTCTGAAGGAATTGAACCGCTATGATGAAGCACTTGCTAGTTACGATAAAGCCTTAGAAATCAAACCAGATACATCCGCAGCTTGGTCGTTGCGGGGCGAAGTACTAGAGAAGTTAGGCAATTTTGAAGAGGCACTTATCAGCCATGAAACAGCCCTGAAGTGCCAAATTGAGCGTGAATTTGCCTGGTATAATTGGGCTGAGGTGCTGGTTAGGTTTGGTCGTGTTGAAGATGCGATCGCCTCCTGTGACGATGCGATCGCAGTTTTAGCTGACAAATTTGCCGCTTGGGAGAACAAAAGCATTATCCTGTCTGAGTTAGGACGCTATGAGGATGCGATCGCTAGCTATCACAAATCTCTAGAAATCAAACCAGACAACGCTGATACTTTTTATAATATAGCTTGCTGTTACGCCCTACAGGGTGATATTCAGCCAGCTATTCAAAACTTGCAACAAGCCGTCTCTCTCAGCGATGAGACATTTTTAGAAGCCGCCAAAATTGACCCTGATTTTGATAAAATTTGCAATTCAAAAGAGTTTCAGACTTTGATACAACAAGAAACTTCACTTTAG
- a CDS encoding LysM peptidoglycan-binding domain-containing M23 family metallopeptidase encodes MTISYRLLFLCSLVSALGLVSTLPKPKSANAATAACPTPALSRFQRHKVARGETLESIAQRYNLIPATIIGMNPVLNNGTVAVGSELQIPPYNGIVVEVPRGQTWRQVAAKYRVRADALFEVNGCQNNPRVVFVPGVNSLPNRAVIQSRTPTTPAIKISGYPLPEATTVALAYGWQINPATGEVFFHSGVDLLAEVGTSVFAIAPGTVVFANNQNTYGNLVIINHSGGLQSRYAQLDSIKVAVGQQVQKGDLLGTAGTTGQPTSTQPHLHFEMRSSSSLGWVAEDPKGYLQK; translated from the coding sequence ATGACTATTTCCTATCGTCTACTCTTTCTTTGTAGCTTAGTTAGCGCCTTGGGGCTAGTATCCACACTGCCAAAACCGAAAAGCGCCAATGCGGCTACAGCAGCTTGTCCAACTCCCGCCCTATCTCGCTTCCAACGCCATAAAGTAGCTCGTGGCGAAACTTTAGAGAGCATAGCACAGCGTTACAATCTGATTCCGGCGACAATTATCGGTATGAATCCAGTTTTAAACAACGGTACGGTTGCCGTTGGTAGCGAACTTCAAATTCCTCCCTACAATGGGATTGTGGTAGAAGTGCCTCGTGGACAAACTTGGCGACAAGTGGCAGCAAAATATAGAGTCCGTGCGGATGCGCTTTTTGAGGTGAATGGCTGCCAAAACAACCCCAGAGTTGTGTTTGTTCCGGGGGTTAATTCGTTGCCAAATCGTGCCGTTATTCAGTCCCGCACACCTACTACTCCGGCGATTAAAATAAGTGGGTATCCTTTGCCAGAAGCGACAACTGTGGCTTTAGCTTATGGCTGGCAAATTAATCCGGCGACAGGTGAAGTTTTTTTCCATAGTGGTGTAGATTTGTTAGCAGAAGTGGGCACTTCAGTATTCGCGATCGCACCGGGAACTGTAGTTTTTGCCAATAACCAAAACACTTATGGCAATTTAGTCATCATTAACCACAGTGGCGGACTCCAAAGCCGCTATGCTCAACTTGATAGCATTAAAGTCGCAGTTGGTCAGCAAGTACAAAAAGGTGACCTACTAGGTACTGCCGGCACTACCGGACAACCAACTTCCACCCAACCCCATCTGCATTTTGAAATGCGTTCTAGTTCATCTCTTGGTTGGGTAGCAGAAGACCCTAAGGGTTATTTGCAGAAATGA
- a CDS encoding HhoA/HhoB/HtrA family serine endopeptidase, which yields MKLSLKQLAVYLFLVTIGGGAGLLGSRYLAPQNRSFQELKNVTVALPPESVFPNSVNGSIGATGGDNVNFIATAVQKVGPAVVRINATRKVANPISEALKNPLLRRFFGEDEEPIPQERIERGTGSGFILSKNGELLTNAHVVADTDTVQVTLKDGRTFEGKVAGIDTVTDVAVVKIPADNLPTVRLGNSQNLIPGQWAIAIGNPLGLDNTVTIGIISATDRTSAQVGVPDKRVSFIQTDAAINPGNSGGPLLNAQGEVIGVNTAIRADAQGLGFAIPIETAARVANELFTKGRVEHPFLGIEMADLSPAKKQQINQENKLNIQQDVGIVIKKVLENSPAKQGGLRTGDMIQKVNRKPVKIAAQVQKLVESSTVGDFLEIEVNRNGKTQTFKVQSGAYPQNK from the coding sequence ATGAAGTTATCGTTGAAGCAACTGGCTGTTTATCTGTTTTTAGTGACGATTGGCGGCGGTGCAGGTTTGTTAGGCAGCCGTTACCTGGCGCCACAAAATCGCTCGTTTCAAGAGCTAAAAAATGTCACAGTGGCTTTGCCTCCCGAATCAGTATTTCCTAATTCTGTTAATGGGTCGATTGGGGCTACTGGCGGCGACAATGTAAATTTTATTGCCACTGCTGTCCAAAAGGTTGGCCCAGCGGTGGTGCGAATTAATGCTACTCGCAAAGTGGCAAATCCGATTTCTGAAGCTTTGAAAAATCCCCTGTTGCGCCGATTTTTCGGGGAAGATGAGGAACCGATTCCCCAAGAACGCATTGAGCGTGGTACAGGTTCAGGATTTATTTTGAGCAAAAATGGCGAATTATTGACCAATGCTCATGTAGTAGCTGATACAGATACAGTACAAGTCACCCTCAAAGATGGTCGGACTTTTGAGGGCAAGGTGGCGGGAATTGATACTGTGACAGATGTGGCAGTAGTGAAAATTCCTGCTGATAATTTGCCTACGGTGAGGTTAGGTAATTCGCAAAACTTGATACCGGGGCAGTGGGCGATCGCCATTGGCAATCCCTTGGGTTTAGATAATACTGTCACTATTGGCATTATCAGCGCTACAGACCGGACTAGCGCTCAAGTTGGGGTTCCAGATAAGCGAGTGAGCTTTATCCAAACCGATGCCGCCATTAACCCTGGTAATTCTGGCGGACCTTTATTAAACGCCCAAGGTGAGGTTATCGGCGTTAATACTGCTATCCGTGCTGATGCTCAAGGACTTGGTTTTGCCATCCCGATTGAAACCGCCGCCCGTGTAGCTAATGAACTGTTTACTAAAGGGCGGGTGGAACATCCTTTTTTGGGGATTGAAATGGCAGACCTTTCTCCTGCCAAAAAACAGCAGATTAATCAAGAAAATAAGCTCAACATTCAGCAGGATGTTGGCATTGTGATTAAGAAAGTCCTGGAAAACTCACCGGCAAAGCAGGGAGGTCTACGAACCGGAGACATGATTCAAAAAGTTAATCGCAAACCCGTTAAAATAGCCGCTCAAGTCCAGAAGCTGGTAGAGTCAAGCACAGTGGGAGACTTTTTGGAAATCGAAGTCAACCGCAATGGTAAAACTCAAACCTTCAAAGTGCAGTCAGGGGCTTATCCCCAGAATAAGTAG
- a CDS encoding DUF760 domain-containing protein codes for MVFDPNFLNDNSEEHPSQLLNDHSGEYPNQLLKYLQHQSPEVLARVAQSVSPEIKQIISQNVQGLVGMLPAENFNVQITTDRDNLAGLLASAMMTGYFLRQMEQRMQLENLSSQ; via the coding sequence ATGGTATTTGATCCTAACTTTCTGAATGACAACTCTGAGGAACACCCTAGTCAGCTTCTGAATGACCACTCTGGTGAGTACCCTAATCAGTTACTCAAATATCTACAGCACCAGTCACCTGAAGTTTTAGCCCGTGTCGCCCAGTCTGTCAGCCCCGAAATTAAGCAAATCATTTCCCAAAACGTCCAAGGACTAGTAGGAATGCTCCCCGCAGAAAATTTCAACGTGCAAATTACCACAGATCGGGACAACCTAGCAGGACTGTTAGCATCGGCGATGATGACGGGGTACTTCCTGCGCCAGATGGAACAAAGGATGCAGTTAGAGAATTTGTCTAGTCAATAG
- a CDS encoding zinc ribbon domain-containing protein, with protein sequence MPHYRLRELLTYKAQLKAIKVIITEESYTSQASALDGDKLPKYGDKKPQFTGKKIARGLYKTLDNRLLNADINGSFNMSKRVIPDVFDQGINGLPFKF encoded by the coding sequence ATTCCTCATTATCGGTTAAGAGAACTGTTAACCTATAAAGCCCAATTAAAAGCAATAAAAGTAATAATCACGGAAGAATCTTATACATCCCAAGCCAGTGCTTTAGATGGGGATAAGTTACCTAAGTATGGGGATAAAAAACCTCAATTTACGGGAAAAAAGATAGCGAGAGGATTGTATAAAACTCTTGATAATAGGTTATTAAATGCCGATATTAATGGGTCATTTAATATGAGCAAAAGAGTAATTCCTGATGTCTTTGACCAAGGAATAAATGGTTTGCCTTTTAAATTTTGA
- the scpB gene encoding SMC-Scp complex subunit ScpB, whose translation MTIATATKIEAILYLKGKPLSLGEIAEYAACDRATAAEGIIELMDNYARRESALEVVETPDGYSLQLRSDFYDLVQTLIPVELGVGALRTLAAIALNSPILQTDLINLRGSGVYQHVPELVELGFVRKRRDNESRSFSLQITPKFHQYFQIEQLPQVFPTLRQEQQLELELEPT comes from the coding sequence ATGACTATAGCTACAGCGACGAAGATAGAAGCCATTCTCTATTTAAAGGGTAAGCCTTTGTCCCTCGGCGAAATCGCTGAGTATGCCGCCTGCGATCGCGCCACAGCGGCAGAAGGCATAATTGAACTCATGGACAATTATGCCCGCCGAGAGAGCGCTCTAGAAGTCGTAGAAACGCCAGATGGTTACAGTTTACAACTGCGGTCTGACTTTTATGACTTAGTCCAAACCCTGATACCTGTGGAATTGGGTGTAGGTGCATTGCGAACTTTAGCCGCGATCGCTCTCAATAGTCCCATACTCCAAACCGACTTGATTAACCTGCGCGGTTCTGGAGTGTATCAACACGTTCCCGAACTCGTGGAACTGGGTTTTGTTCGCAAACGCCGCGACAATGAATCTCGCTCCTTCTCCCTACAAATAACCCCAAAATTTCATCAATACTTCCAAATTGAGCAACTCCCCCAAGTCTTCCCCACCTTGCGGCAGGAACAACAACTAGAATTAGAGCTAGAACCAACTTAA
- the ispD gene encoding 2-C-methyl-D-erythritol 4-phosphate cytidylyltransferase gives MYLLIPAAGIGTRMGSDRNKLLLKVLAQPIIAWTLLAAQAAREIDWIGIISQPSDWPDLKAILADLNLTKPVELIAGGATRQESVYNGLQALPAAAEQVLIHDGARCLATPDLLNACATAIRDCPGLIAAVAVKDTIKVVDENGIIQSTPDRRQLWAAQTPQGFNVKLLKQCHAEGVRQNWQVTDDAALFEKCGIEVRIVQGEETNLKVTTPQDLAIAEFILNSRTSRHLPTHS, from the coding sequence GTGTATTTACTAATTCCAGCTGCGGGAATCGGTACTAGGATGGGCAGTGACCGCAATAAACTCCTGCTCAAAGTGCTCGCGCAACCGATAATTGCTTGGACTTTGTTAGCCGCCCAAGCTGCAAGAGAGATCGATTGGATTGGGATTATTTCCCAACCAAGCGATTGGCCTGACCTGAAAGCAATTCTCGCTGATCTAAATTTGACGAAACCAGTAGAATTGATTGCTGGCGGTGCCACTCGCCAAGAGTCAGTTTACAACGGTTTGCAAGCACTACCAGCTGCCGCCGAACAAGTGTTGATTCACGATGGCGCTAGATGTCTAGCTACACCAGATTTACTCAACGCTTGTGCCACCGCCATCCGTGACTGTCCCGGTTTAATTGCTGCTGTAGCCGTCAAAGACACAATCAAAGTCGTGGATGAAAATGGCATAATTCAAAGTACACCAGACAGAAGGCAACTTTGGGCGGCCCAAACTCCCCAAGGCTTTAATGTCAAATTGCTAAAACAGTGTCATGCTGAGGGTGTGCGTCAAAATTGGCAAGTAACTGACGATGCCGCTTTATTTGAAAAGTGCGGGATTGAAGTCCGCATTGTCCAAGGAGAGGAAACAAATTTAAAAGTAACCACTCCCCAAGATTTAGCGATCGCCGAATTCATCCTTAACAGCCGAACATCAAGACATCTTCCCACACACTCCTAA
- a CDS encoding glycosyltransferase family 9 protein encodes MRVVALVPGSIGDQILFFATLDDLKRNYPNAQIDVVVEPRSKAAYQVSKSVHEVLTFDYKDRNSLADWGNLVGTIRDREYDVAIAVGQSWLIGLLLWLTGIPVRIGYTGKGSVFLTRSVPPKPSQYAAAAYHDLLQPLGINSPCPELALNVPKPDIEWAQREQKRLGVHETGYILINGASNHLAPADGLDTVYPIENWLQIIQDCQHKQPDLPVVVIKGSDDEQFVRSLLLESSPDIKVTSPDDIGKLAAIIGGASLMLSTDSVPLHLSVAVQTYTIALFGSTDPANLLPNSDKFLAIKSPTGKMADISPQTVLERIWSG; translated from the coding sequence ATGCGAGTAGTAGCCCTTGTACCTGGCTCAATTGGCGACCAAATTCTCTTCTTTGCGACACTAGACGACCTAAAGCGTAATTACCCCAACGCTCAGATAGATGTCGTGGTAGAACCGAGGTCAAAGGCTGCCTACCAAGTGAGCAAGTCAGTTCATGAGGTATTAACCTTTGATTACAAAGATCGTAACAGTCTGGCAGATTGGGGTAACTTGGTAGGCACGATTCGCGATCGCGAATATGATGTCGCCATTGCTGTTGGACAAAGTTGGTTGATTGGTCTTTTACTCTGGTTGACGGGAATTCCCGTACGCATTGGCTACACAGGCAAAGGCTCAGTTTTTCTCACCAGATCAGTACCGCCCAAACCATCCCAGTATGCAGCGGCGGCGTACCATGATCTGCTGCAACCATTAGGTATTAACTCTCCTTGTCCAGAGTTAGCGCTCAATGTGCCAAAACCAGATATTGAATGGGCACAAAGGGAACAAAAACGCTTAGGGGTGCATGAAACAGGCTATATCTTGATTAACGGCGCTTCTAACCATTTAGCCCCGGCTGATGGTTTAGATACAGTCTACCCAATCGAGAATTGGCTGCAAATTATTCAAGACTGCCAACACAAGCAGCCAGATCTGCCTGTAGTAGTGATTAAAGGGTCTGATGATGAGCAGTTTGTGCGCTCATTGCTCCTGGAGTCTTCTCCAGATATCAAAGTCACTTCCCCAGATGATATCGGCAAGTTAGCTGCGATCATTGGCGGTGCGAGTTTGATGTTATCTACCGACAGTGTACCCCTACATCTGAGTGTGGCAGTGCAAACCTATACCATTGCCCTTTTTGGTTCCACAGATCCAGCAAATTTGTTACCTAACAGTGATAAATTCCTGGCGATTAAATCCCCCACGGGCAAAATGGCGGATATTTCACCCCAAACTGTTTTGGAGAGAATCTGGAGCGGCTAA
- a CDS encoding CRR6 family NdhI maturation factor: MTMTIALNNDSIHNLDLSPASKVIEPLLQDEAIATHEQQLRFEVNYELEPGDPRELSEIPEVRLWFVRLDAKYPWLPFLLDWKAGELARYAAMLVPHQFSSKEGIQYNPEALEIFLMHKIFILSVWLKQQGMPSQSRLKSLAQMLGYELDDAFFEMIEEANG, translated from the coding sequence ATAACAATGACGATCGCCCTCAATAATGACTCCATTCACAATTTGGATCTGTCGCCAGCTTCAAAGGTGATTGAACCACTGCTGCAAGATGAAGCCATTGCCACCCATGAACAGCAACTGCGCTTTGAGGTCAACTACGAGCTAGAACCAGGCGATCCACGGGAACTCTCAGAAATTCCAGAGGTGAGGTTGTGGTTTGTGCGTCTGGATGCCAAATACCCCTGGTTGCCCTTTTTACTAGATTGGAAAGCTGGGGAACTTGCCCGTTACGCGGCTATGCTGGTACCGCATCAGTTCAGTTCCAAAGAAGGCATACAGTACAATCCCGAAGCCTTGGAAATCTTTTTGATGCACAAAATCTTTATTTTGAGTGTTTGGCTCAAACAGCAGGGGATGCCTAGTCAATCGCGGCTGAAGTCTCTAGCGCAAATGCTGGGCTATGAATTAGATGATGCTTTTTTTGAAATGATTGAAGAAGCGAACGGGTAA
- a CDS encoding Fur family transcriptional regulator: MQKPAISTKPIRSLEDALERCQTLGMRVSRQRHFILELLWQANEHLSAREIYDRLNQKGKEIGHTSVYQNLEALSSQGIIECIERSDGRLYGNISDSHSHVNCIDTNQILDVHVELPAEVIRQIEAQTGVRITDYTINFYGYRNSQEQS; this comes from the coding sequence ATGCAAAAGCCAGCGATTTCTACAAAACCAATTCGTTCTCTAGAAGATGCTCTGGAGCGGTGCCAAACGCTGGGTATGCGCGTCAGCCGCCAGCGCCACTTTATTCTGGAACTGCTTTGGCAAGCAAATGAACATCTTTCAGCGAGAGAGATTTACGATCGCTTGAACCAAAAAGGTAAAGAGATTGGTCATACCTCTGTTTATCAAAATTTAGAAGCTTTATCTAGTCAGGGAATTATTGAGTGTATTGAACGTAGCGATGGGCGTTTATACGGCAACATTAGTGATTCTCACAGTCATGTCAACTGTATAGATACAAATCAAATTCTCGATGTTCATGTGGAACTGCCAGCAGAAGTTATCCGCCAAATTGAAGCACAAACAGGAGTAAGAATTACTGACTACACTATTAACTTTTATGGTTACCGTAACTCACAAGAACAGTCTTGA
- a CDS encoding pentapeptide repeat-containing protein, whose translation MNLSIRNWLVERYITINQIKEFSAGQMAGVAYRIVQDMEVKSLVPFDICTLVEVLELPLDIVWEEITTIALLTESLLRSLSQKKPLKRNEGTWLAFQIAYLHTLQQVLDQEASLQRTWLDRAMIPTQPELIKLSLQDAQLQGLLKTLSPGKLTDTQAEQALSLVTDSLLVQQINNVTVAWLVANGAEEPEAKLLTQRLVNSLLGHLLVVIANNAAPLAQLQKFVRLGNSLPASSVNSEAGLSGIASGSTVSDKIDLDREYYRASLLQSFSTPLLLESFALKDIYVKLTGLPVEESGSESDKKSPQPVDLITWAQQQLDNLATIAVIESEPGYGKTSFCQIWAAQVAQKLYPTWMPVLIRLRDVRYGKSLIETLISAFPVNLQSNLATWLEQDFPRCLLLLDGLDELPDSGQNTRKKALFIDQLLKLQSQGQHKIVLTGRSITMLEIPSALPLRRIIIQPLDVDQLKQWFQKWAIVQSLPIAQNFFVFLKKAGLFASQSRFSPLSTLIHQPLMLYLLGILHRDGLLDDQVLQVSANTEQTDNTPLLWEIYHRLSRWLLGYPQTGGMKMMLIRSGSAHIHRTPLAIANLLAGRHPQALIEQMQAIALKILHSDRLQVNLPRESNPHTLPSFYFRSGVSTQIQQTIKTEFSHPKLGEYLCAEAIAAQLSALTERQQEAYGKLTFMIESSSSVAQHLYNLLGYGILSQEIEELALEGLRRQQKHEFSFEVLFQRLESFWRDYCQGRWLDQGIVHKALTYFQSLQNYNNVEQVNAAVGLNVFLLLCAIYREAKVPFWPGGNPTNLALFNPAAVSGLIGRTTVLHKSAFAVRTRSKSLAGLNLSANSLLQVMLTGANLEGTNLSDAELIGANLAGANLQRASLIDANLMGANLTGANLTGANLIGANLIGANLTGANLMGVNLNSVNLTNACLFQANLADADKEFAALNGALFSKEDFPAITSLPSPEFLNSIPDSNNTEANTQIWVQNMPEVGRIESAEGVPILPVSLDEDDDYTEDETVLGNNPADGSYGYY comes from the coding sequence ATGAATTTAAGCATTCGGAATTGGTTGGTAGAACGCTATATCACCATCAATCAAATCAAAGAATTTTCAGCGGGGCAAATGGCAGGTGTCGCCTACCGTATTGTTCAGGATATGGAAGTCAAAAGCCTGGTGCCGTTTGACATTTGTACCCTGGTAGAGGTCTTAGAACTACCGTTGGATATTGTTTGGGAAGAAATCACCACAATTGCCTTGTTGACTGAAAGCCTGTTACGTAGCCTCAGCCAAAAAAAACCCCTCAAACGTAACGAAGGCACATGGCTGGCGTTTCAAATTGCCTATCTCCACACTTTGCAACAAGTTCTAGACCAAGAAGCCAGCCTACAAAGAACTTGGCTAGACAGGGCAATGATACCCACCCAACCAGAACTAATCAAACTCAGCCTCCAGGATGCCCAACTGCAAGGGCTATTGAAAACACTCAGCCCTGGTAAACTGACTGACACTCAAGCCGAACAAGCACTTTCTTTGGTGACAGACTCGTTACTGGTGCAACAGATAAACAATGTTACTGTGGCTTGGTTGGTCGCCAATGGTGCGGAAGAACCGGAAGCTAAACTGCTAACGCAGCGTTTGGTTAATTCACTTCTAGGCCACTTACTGGTAGTCATTGCTAACAATGCCGCTCCCTTAGCCCAACTGCAAAAATTTGTTCGCTTGGGGAATTCATTACCTGCCAGTTCCGTCAACTCAGAAGCTGGATTGTCAGGAATAGCTTCTGGCTCGACAGTGAGTGACAAAATTGACTTGGATCGAGAATATTACCGGGCAAGTTTGCTGCAAAGCTTTAGCACACCATTACTGTTAGAATCTTTTGCCCTTAAGGATATCTATGTTAAACTCACAGGCTTGCCAGTAGAGGAGAGCGGTTCTGAGTCAGATAAAAAAAGTCCGCAGCCAGTTGATTTAATCACCTGGGCACAGCAACAGCTAGATAATTTAGCAACTATTGCTGTTATTGAGTCGGAACCTGGTTATGGCAAAACCAGTTTCTGCCAAATTTGGGCGGCACAAGTGGCGCAGAAACTTTACCCTACTTGGATGCCTGTACTAATTCGGCTGCGAGATGTCAGATATGGCAAAAGTTTAATAGAAACCCTAATTTCCGCTTTTCCTGTGAATTTGCAGAGTAACTTGGCAACTTGGCTGGAGCAAGATTTTCCTCGGTGTCTGTTACTGCTGGATGGTCTGGATGAACTGCCCGATTCTGGTCAAAACACTAGGAAAAAAGCGTTGTTTATCGATCAGTTACTGAAATTGCAGTCTCAAGGTCAACACAAGATTGTGCTGACGGGTCGATCAATCACGATGTTAGAAATACCCTCAGCACTGCCATTGAGGCGAATTATCATTCAGCCGTTGGATGTGGATCAACTCAAACAATGGTTTCAAAAGTGGGCAATAGTGCAATCCTTGCCGATCGCACAAAACTTTTTTGTCTTCTTAAAAAAGGCCGGGTTATTTGCCAGCCAATCAAGGTTTTCGCCACTTTCCACCCTGATTCATCAACCTCTGATGCTCTATTTGTTAGGCATTTTGCACCGTGACGGACTGCTAGATGATCAGGTACTGCAAGTATCTGCCAACACGGAACAAACCGACAACACACCTTTGTTATGGGAAATTTACCATCGCCTGAGTCGCTGGTTGTTGGGCTATCCGCAAACAGGCGGGATGAAGATGATGTTAATCCGCTCAGGGTCTGCTCATATTCACCGGACACCATTGGCGATCGCTAATTTGCTTGCTGGTCGCCATCCCCAAGCTTTAATCGAGCAGATGCAAGCGATCGCCCTGAAAATTTTGCACAGCGATCGGCTTCAGGTTAATTTGCCTAGAGAATCAAATCCCCACACTCTACCATCTTTTTATTTTCGCTCTGGCGTCAGTACTCAGATTCAACAGACAATCAAAACTGAGTTTTCTCACCCAAAATTAGGAGAATACCTCTGTGCTGAAGCTATTGCTGCCCAACTTTCAGCCCTGACTGAGCGTCAACAGGAAGCTTATGGCAAACTCACCTTTATGATTGAATCTTCCAGCAGCGTCGCCCAGCATCTTTATAATTTACTCGGTTACGGCATTCTGAGTCAGGAAATCGAAGAACTCGCCCTTGAGGGATTGCGACGGCAGCAAAAACACGAATTTTCTTTTGAAGTTTTATTTCAACGACTGGAATCTTTCTGGCGTGACTACTGTCAAGGTCGGTGGTTAGATCAAGGGATAGTCCACAAAGCTTTGACTTATTTTCAATCACTACAAAACTACAACAATGTCGAGCAGGTGAATGCAGCGGTGGGATTGAATGTATTTTTATTACTTTGTGCTATCTACCGAGAAGCTAAAGTACCTTTTTGGCCTGGCGGTAATCCCACAAATTTGGCTCTATTCAATCCGGCAGCAGTAAGTGGACTGATTGGCAGGACAACGGTTTTGCACAAAAGCGCCTTTGCAGTGCGAACTCGCTCAAAATCTCTAGCTGGACTCAATTTATCGGCAAATTCTTTGTTGCAAGTGATGTTAACTGGGGCAAATCTGGAGGGGACAAATTTATCTGATGCGGAGTTAATCGGAGCGAACTTGGCTGGAGCAAACCTGCAACGGGCAAGCCTCATAGACGCAAACCTGATGGGGGCAAACCTCACAGGCGCAAACCTGACAGGCGCAAATCTGATAGGCGCAAATCTGATAGGCGCAAACCTCACAGGCGCAAACCTGATGGGGGTAAATCTCAATTCAGTCAATCTCACCAACGCCTGCCTCTTTCAAGCTAACCTGGCTGACGCCGACAAAGAATTTGCCGCCCTCAATGGTGCCCTCTTCTCCAAAGAGGATTTTCCTGCCATAACCAGTTTGCCGTCACCGGAGTTTCTCAATAGCATTCCTGACAGCAATAACACCGAAGCAAACACACAAATTTGGGTTCAGAATATGCCTGAAGTCGGGCGAATTGAAAGCGCTGAAGGTGTGCCAATTTTGCCAGTAAGTTTAGATGAAGATGATGATTATACTGAAGATGAGACTGTTTTGGGTAATAATCCCGCTGATGGTAGTTATGGGTACTATTGA